The Montipora capricornis isolate CH-2021 chromosome 3, ASM3666992v2, whole genome shotgun sequence genome includes the window CTGGACAGTTTGCTGCTTCCTTTCAAACTTCATGAATCCTGTTTTAACAGATGAAGACGATGATTAACATGTGCTGCTGGAAGAAACTAGAACTGAAATTTCTCAAGAACTGCTAAAAGCCTTTACACTAGAGATGTTGAATGCAGTGAATGTTTGACCTTATTAAATATGATGCATTGCACCATAAAGACAGAAATACTTAACTGAGCTAGATAAAAATGTCATTAACTATAAACCATTCCTTTAGATTAAAGCATTTGAACACTTATGAATGTGTATTAGTAAGCAAATATGAGTAAGCTAAGGGTCATTACGTTTGTCCATAGTGCACCTTGATAAGTTTCTCAGATTGTTAAATTTTGTGGATTGCAcagtcttttctttttcaagaaagCAATAGCATGCTTGAAATAAAATGAGGTTAATTTAGGCAGGAGTGTGTTGTTAACAACGAATGGACTGCTTTTCGGCCCTCTGCCAGCTGGGAAAGGTAAATTATATTCGATTGATTCATTAGTACTTCATTCCTTTACGATGTTTTACCTTTAAACGTGAGCTGGGTAGACGAATCCGTAATGGCGGGAATTTGACATGTATTCTTCACTGATTCTTTCAGAAGCAGTCACAGTCAGTATGGCTTCATTCCCCATGTCGACCTTCTAAATATGCCCTTTCCCTCAATCTCCATGCCTTATCCGTCATCCAGCCAAGTTCCTGCCCTCAGTCCACCGCTAGAAACCTCGGCTTCTTCTAACAGCCACGCAGAATCACCGAAAACCTCGACTACAAAGCGCTCCCCATCATGGAGCACTCTAGAAGAAGAGACCCTGATAAGAATTTACAAAGAGGAGGTTGAAGGCCTTCGGAAAAAGGGGCAGACAATGTGGGCTATTATAGCCGAGAAATTGGAGAAAGAAATGAAGGCACTGAAGGTCAACAGCTCTAGAACGCCTCAGAGGGTGAAAGAGAAATTTTTTAACCTCACTCGCCGCTACAAACAAGCAAAAGACAAAATTAAATGTTCGGGAGCGGGAAGTGACAACATGGAGACCTGCCCCCATTTCGACATTTTAGATGAGTTCATGGGCTCAAGAGACATCGTTAATCCACCCTATCTCGTGGAAACAACAAGCAAGAGTTCCTCAGAAAGCCCGCGGTCGACTCCATCATCAGCTCCTTCGACCTCTTCAACTACAGAGGAATTAGAGGGCAACGTCGTATCTGGAGAAAATCCCAGAAAGGCTAAGAAGCACCCTCGTGAAGATATCAACAAGGTAGACAGTGAGGATGGCAGTGGGGATGGCAAGAAGGGTGGCAAGGCGACTAAGAAGAGAAAGCGTCCACCTAAAGGGCCTGGACAGAGCGATGACGACCCATGGTTGGCCATTTTTAGAGAGAGCCAGGAACGAGAGGAACGGATGATGGCAGCTCTTGAGAGAAGCGAAAACAACTTTAAAGATCTTTTTCTTACCGCCATAACAGAATTTGGAAAAATGGTTAAGAAAGATTGAAAATATTAGGTCaatgttttgtttctgttttttgcaTGGAATATAATGCGCAAGTCTGATGTTCATATTCGGTATACATTTCCCTGTTTTAGCTACAAGTTAGTGATAAAAACACATTTGATACTTGAACTTGAATACACTTTGACTGTAATCAtttaagattttgaaaataaaattctaTGAATACGTAGATTTTGCAGAGTGGTGATCAGTTTATAAACTGAAGTTAAAGAATGTAACTTGCAGAGGTTTAAAGGTAGTCTGCGATAGCTTGCCTTATCCTTCGGGCCGCATTATCCGGCCTTAAATAACCATCCccaccatcatcatcactgtcatcatcatcgtcatcttcatccaACTGGTCATCCATGTGTATACATATGTTGTGAAGAATGCAACAGGTAATGATGGTTTGGGGCACACGATCCGTAGATTCTTCCAGTTGCTTTAACAGACAACGCCAGCgggtttttaattttccaaaaGCATGTTCAATTATCACGCGTGCTTTAGATAAGCGATAGTTGACACGCTGTTGTGCTGCTGTTAAAGCACCTCCTGCAGGAAAGGGAGTCATAAGCCATGGACGAAGCGGATAGGCAGGATCACCCAGTATTAGGGGACTCACATTTGTTCGGTTTATTACAGTAACTGGTCTGGTTAGAATAGTACCATTTTCTATCTCCCTGAAAACACCTCTTAGACGAAGCACTCAAGCATCATGTATGCTCCCTGGCCACCCAGTACTTACATCCAAGAATAGCATTCGAGAATCAGTCACAGCCTGAGTCACAATTGAATATTTTTGCTTTGTGTTGAAGTAATCGGCTGGGTTTAAAAGTGGTGCTTTTATTTCCACATGTGTACCATCAATTGCCCCTACCACGTGTGGAAAATCCAGCTTCTCTTCGAATTTGCTTATAGTCTCTTTGATGTCATCTTCATGAATTGGTAAAGAAATGAAATCGTTCTTCCTCTGGTTTATTGCTTCACTAAAACTGTGGCATATTTTAATTGCAGAGGACTTTCCAATGCCGAACGTTATTGCAGTAGATCGATAAGAATTTCCTGACCCTAGTCTCCACAGAGCTATCGCTACTCGCTTCTGTACAGGAATCGCCTGTCGAAAACGTGTGTTTTGGTGTTGGATGTCTAGAGTAACTATCCCACAGATATAATCAAATGTTCCTCTAGAAACTCTAAAATGCCTTTTCCAAAGGCTGTTAAGAGCTCTGTTATTGAGCATTTCCTCTAGCCAATGTTGTGGGCAAGGGTAAACCCAAACGCGATGAAACCTTCTTACTCTTCGAGCTCTCAACAACCGTGCCAGAAACATCCTTCGGCGATGTAGAAATTGGCTCAAGACCATATGACGATGTAGATTGATCCTCCTTGTAACAAGTATTAAAGTAATGATAAAAAACAATCCAGCAAGAACACGATGATCAAGCATCTTGCTGCGAGATTGCTTTTCCCGCGAAATTGCAAGTTGAGATGTCTGACAAGTTGACAGCTATAAATTTCAAACTGCTGTTTAAAACTCCTAGTGGGACCGCAGGTTATGTGACACCGTTGTTACACTGTTGTTGACCTGAGAGGTCAAAACAGCATTGTAACAGCGCTGTCAAGTGCTAGTGGGACCCCAACCATTATGTATGTAATTTCCTGTAAAGAATTTATAGCCTTTCTCGCCAACCTCCTTTTTTCCACAGCCTGTcaagtgttttgaaatagtAATTGAAGATACTTTAGggactttcctttccttttccaaggATTTTAACCAGCGCGACTCAAGTTCAACTACagaatccgccatcttgaatgttctgtttacccatttcagaccacgtgatcaggaagctaaagaggtctattttcttttgttttaagtgttataaagtttgacaaaaaatatGCGAAAAAAtgagcgattgcagaatacccggcccactaaatgtcctacttaaaaaaactgccaccgcagtccgCAATCCCATAGTTGACGAATAAAAACTGTTAAAGGGCAAGCagtaaaatgaactgccaccgcggtccgtaATGCcatagtcgatgaatgaaaattattaAAAGCCAAGCAGTAAAATAAACTGCCACCGTGATCCGCAGTtttttcttcacatgatctcgtaaAAGTGTAATTAACTGAACCTCAAAATAAAAGGAGAGCGTTTAGACTTAAAAGTACAATGTGCGCGCCATTATGGCTGCCGGTTCTATTAggcttattttatttaattttgacTTTTCTACCCGATGGGTTTCGTCTTTATGTTGCTGGAAAGATCTTCAAAGTCAATACCTTTACGACTGGCTGTGGTTTGCGTCTTGATGGCTCTGAATTATTCTACAATTCCGACAAGCTTTGCTTCAAGGTTGTTAAATTTAAATCGATCATGTTTACCTCTCGAGTAGGAGTACGCCGTGAGGGTTCAGTTTGGATGAAACATGGAATTTTACTTCTCCAGACTCCTGATTTTGACTTTACAAAGGATTTGACTATCTTTGTCGACGTTAAAAGCAACCCAGGAGATATCGAATTAACACAAGATTCAAGTTCTTCGTCGATTTGCTAGTCAAATGCGTTGTTTCGCATTGTTTACGGTCGGAGGGAACTACGATGACTGAGGAAACTCGCAAGCTCGTATATTGCACCCGATGTGCACATAGTTCATTGCACTTTAGCATTTGATTaagggccaagtcgcactagaggacaaaactgtttacttatgtcaaaaatctgtcatcacaatGAAAAACCAAGTGCGACCGGTTTGTCCACGGAAGGACAAAATTTGGTCACAgacggacaaacttcaaagatgccgtcgactacctctggagcaggccaaactgaaacaaatcttGGAAAACAATAGCGAGGGTGTCTTGATTCGGAAATGATTTGACAGGTGATATGTAGCAGAGTCTCTATGCTAAAGACTTCGTGGTAAAATTGATAACGTTCTCATTTGGCAACAACATGAATCCAGGCGCGGGCGACCAATATTTTCCGTATGAAATGGGGCAACAATTTCCTCAATATCCACCAGGATGGATCTGTCCGATGCCTATCCCTTACATATTCAACGATCGAGGAACTCCCAGCCCATCTCCTTCTACCACGAGTTCTGACTCGTTGCAAGAATCCTTTCAGTTCAGCAAAGACGGCTCAATGCCGGGATCATCCCAAACTTCTTTGCGCCGTACATCTTCGTCAGCCGAGAACATTTTGAGATCCCTCGTGTCGCGGTTTGTGGATCGCAAAAAGCGAGTAAAGGCGGTTTCGCAGGAAATTGTGCGACGCTCACAGCATGGTGTGatgttttgttcacatattttgtTCTCAAGTGCGACTGTAGCTTtccggacaatttttttgtcactggccGATTTCAAGTCAGATTTGTCCTGAACAAATTCCGAAATTGccctctagtgcgacttggccctaAGATGACTAAGTGTAAAGCGGTCTttataaagaaatttaaacctCCCAAAATGAATACTGTGTAGATTTAAAATGTCTTCGCATTACAGCACTTTAAGGACGTAAACTGTGTTACTTTGTCTCGAAATATGATAATCGTCATCAGAATACCAATGTCGCAACGGTAGCCAATTTAATTACTAAAGTTACTAAAATGCACATTTCTCTTCTAGATGAGCAACAAAGCAACCTAGAAGTAGAGTCAGAAGAGTGTACGTATTTGTATGAAAATCTAATTGGTCAACAATCATCTTGAAGTTAAAACCTTTATCTCTGTGACATAGAGCCACATGAAGTTCCCACTACGAAACAAAGTACTTCTAAGTACACATTGTTCATACTCTTACAAACTTGCTtacctttttgttgttttcaagttgcgttttgaaaaaaatgtacgAAGAGATAATCAGATTAGCTTCGTGCCATCAAAAAGACAAGAGCTAGTAATCATTTTGCGCTAATTTTGGTCCATGTCAAGTTCCCTtaatcttatttttatttttcttacaatcttttttagtttttgtcgCATTGGATTATCGTAAGTATTccggtttattttattttaaacggCTTCCTTGACATAAAAATGCGATTACCCTATTTACAAATCAACAATTATCAATTATCAGCCCAATCAAAATGTGCCAACAGCCGGCTATTCAGCCCCCTACAACGCAATATCTGCCGCTTACTTTTAAGTTGCTGTTtatcactgtaaactataaaCATAAGTTATACTTacaaagtattattatttttcatgccATGTTGTTCCTTTAATCACTACGTTTCGACTGTATACTGCTAGCCTTCATCATTTCTCAGACTGTAAGGTTTCTTCTACCAGTTCAAATTGTAACCAAAAAATACACCACGTCAGCCCAAGCCGCACAAGCCACGCACACGATCACTTCAACAGCTACCTACAGGAATTGATTAACGTTTACAAACCCAAGCAACAACTTCGATCCTCTTCCAAAAAATACCTTCAGTCTTTTCCCTACAAGCTACGGAACTATGGATATAAGGCGTTTAGTACATCAACACCTACACTTGGCAATAAAATTTCACAATTAAGCATCAATGGTCTCAAAATATACAACCTTACTAATTTCATTACATTCTTTTCATCTCCAACGATAATTTTACACTAGCCCTTACATTTAcgattgacaaggtc containing:
- the LOC138041776 gene encoding uncharacterized protein: MFLARLLRARRVRRFHRVWVYPCPQHWLEEMLNNRALNSLWKRHFRVSRGTFDYICGIVTLDIQHQNTRFRQAIPVQKRVAIALWRLGSGNSYRSTAITFGIGKSSAIKICHSFSEAINQRKNDFISLPIHEDDIKETISKFEEKLDFPHVVGAIDGTHVEIKAPLLNPADYFNTKQKYSIVTQAVTDSRMLFLDVSTGWPGRGALTAAQQRVNYRLSKARVIIEHAFGKLKTRWRCLLKQLEESTDRVPQTIITCCILHNICIHMDDQLDEDDDDDDSDDDGGDGYLRPDNAARRIRQAIADYL